The region tttcctttatgctTCAGAATCCGCAATGGACTGAGAAATATTGGTTACATTTCCAACTAGTGACCTCCACCTGTATTGTTCTCCACCTCTTGCAACACGGAACACCACAAACTCAGTACAATCAGACTCTTCATTAATTATAGTTGCATGGCTCTCAAACGATCCACGGCACTACTTCGTAGATGGACTTATTAGATTGTCCGTCCAAGTTTTAAAGATTTTATCCACAATTAAGACCCAGCATGTATTGTGTGCTTGTCGCTATTAACAAGTCTTTCAAGGTGTTAATTACCAGAAACAAAGTTTTAACAATATACATGTTTTAATTCTCATTTAAGATCGCATAAGACTCTCAAGATTTCATCTTGTCAGCAACAGTAGACTCATGTTTTTAACTCTATCATTCTGTCTTATTTTCTCGGTCAATAGTATTAAGGTTTTATAatctataattatgtatgtaaCAAAAACATTTTTTGTATCACATGTTCTTTGACCCTATTTGCTaggttggctgatgatgacactcgcccagtgttgaaaccggtcccaaaataAAAGTGTTGTGTTTTAACTAGAGCAACAaactgttttgtattgaaaagatgtacATCTTAAATTTGTCTTCATCGTTGTTACTATTAGAGcatacgagggctagggagtccttcattttcatgtcctttgtggcccttggctttctttggtggatactttcatttttgaagagtctgatcccttccttttttcctctctctgattagtgttaagagggagtacaactaggcaaccatcctttacttaagacaataatcaccacctccactctCTGACCGTTTCAGTTGTATTACGGTATGTGTATTATTTGACATTTTTCAGAAAGCAATTAGCGACACCATAAAACAATTTGAGAAAGTTCAAACCTTACATTATATATGGGTATTATCTAGGATTCTAAATGACAAAACAAAAACCCTGGCCGCCCTGAACACTCCCTTCTAGAAACCACTGTAGAATTATGCATTAGCGAATACATGACTCCAGGTAGCGCTGGAGTCATGAAGGcatacggccataaaactctttatGCAGTACTTCAAAATCTTACAGAAGCAAACCTAATTTTCAAAACACCTTTCTATGACGCTGGCGCTAGTGAGCCGTTGAgataccactgcaagcctcctatgtaggacaatgcagtgacggtgcacgaggggaagcatgtgcctccacttgtataaacgtCTGCCTTTGGTCTACATGTCTCAACGGAGCACTAGCGCCgacatcttggaaaggtgtagcattccaactaatgtgcccactgctacactggggcgaaacgctggtaatttcatgattgaaaaaagccgtaagacttaaagagcttaaatgtttttatcatttgcaattgatgaaattaaaattatggtttccttctaggaacattATTTTTTTGAAACCTAATTTTGTTAAATTACTTGATCTGACTAATTTGTGTTCGTTTCATTTCAGAATTGGTGGACAAATGCATCGGATCACGAATACACATCATCATGAAGAACGACAAAGAGATCGTTGGCACTCTGTTAGGGTTTGATGATTTTGTTAACATGCTTCTAGAAGATGTGACAGAGTATGAATCGACGCCAGAGGGACGGCGAATTACAAAACTAGACCAAATACTTCTAAATGGCAATAATATTACTATGGTACGGTATTTGTGTTAAATTAAAAAGAGGGAATTTACCATGCTAACCTGATTATTGTAGGTTGTTAATGCTAGTTTACATGATTACACAAACGccacccaaagtttgtaacattataaggaattGTAAATTATGCAAATCGTACTTGAAATTCCGTACAGAGGAGAGATATGTtcatgtatagacaagaaaagtgttccaccgatcaatacgtttttattgtgaatggattattacactagtactggtttcggcctttcatggccatcatcagctagtacataacatttatagccATTAGAGAAAAtcacaaagatgttacgttagatcatccggatgtctaatggaaaatggaaataaaatatattgcagtattgttaggttaaaatatctgtgattaaaggtggtggtgatggttacaataaactaaaacctattgagtgtacatggatatgagtacattaaacacattaaaacatataggccacagaataaaacacttaaaaatttaacacataaaaatatagtatataaaacgtctattaaaatttgagttcgtgTTGCGTAGCATTCATGTTCAATCTTCTTGTGGTTCTTGTGTTGATTTAGGTGTATAAGGTGATCATCGAGAATGATGTCCTATGGCTGATATATGTTATATTGATATGTGgcaagaactcttgtcattaagaATTTTTGAAAACTTTTTGAGTACTGTGCAGTCCAACTAttgatgtacttcagtaagtttttTTTTATATAAACTGCGAGACAGGGTTTCATTTTGGAGcagttggtggcgacacctctctcgCCTATGCTCGTtatgtggttgttatctgtaaagataagctaatataagtatagtgtgcgtatgaaggaatgccCGGTGTATGTATGAAAACACCTGGGCAACAGGAGATGGTCagcgatgataatgatgatattgtAACAATGGAGGGACTTCATAGAGGTCTCTGGGTTTTACCGAGTTCTGATACCTGTTGATGTTTAACAAACATCAAGGCAATTGGGTTTATAATTAGAGCCCAAGAAACAATTCCTAGTTTGTTTGTTAAATTCTGCAGGGAGTGAAAATTAGACAATTCCTTCCTCGAATGAGTGGCTCTGTGTACTCTCAAAGGATCACTTCGAATTCTGAAAAATAATTTGTATGGCACTCGGTAGAAAATGGATAATTTTATATTTAGAAAAAGCTTTATTTTTtgtcatttatttttttaatttaaatgtcTCATTTCTGTGTCCCTGTGTTTTTAGTTTTTTAATTATATAGCATTCTCTGGATGGAGGaagcagaatttaaaaataaattctttATCAGAAACAAGATCTTTTGCAAAATTTATGCTTCAGTTGAAGATCACCTAATTGGTTTTCTTGTCCCACAGTAATTTTgtcccttaaaaaaaaaaagtactttaaaTCTCTTAATCCAAAATCCGAATCTTGCAACgtcgatatttccaaaatatctgccacttactccgatttattttccattgaaaattccaatataaggcatgattactgctccaaaatcagcgacgtagaccgtgtagagctagatgaaacgtacagccccagaatcacGAAAGAAGAAATCTCCGCCGCAACACGTCGAATTGCAGTAGATATCGCTCCTGGTCCTGACCGTGTCTTAGTACGTGTCATCAGGGACGACACGGTATGCGAAATCATAGCAATCATTGCGACTAgaatgctttcaacaggcaaaataccccagtgtctaaagagtgctagaaccgtcttgatacataagaaaggcgatgtcgaatgtctgtcaaactggagaccgGTAACGATCTGTTCGGTAATTAGACGTGTTATCGAAAGGGTATTAGATCATCATTTGCGCTCCTTTGTAACTTTCAGCgaacaccaaagaggctttaacgaccagccaggatgccttataaatacttccattctcagaggactcctcaagacagcaaagacagataagcaagatgttaccgtgatctttctagacatatcaaaagcctttgaCAACATCGGACATGAGCACTTAAATCTAACACTAGCTGGCGagccacttccatctaaactgaaggaactaatcatcaatctacagactgacaatacaacacagatcgaaaccactaagggtaaaacgaagccaattcgcttgttgagaggacttatgcagggatcaccattatcgccagcattgtataacttggccacagatttcatttttgatgagataacagaagaaaacctactacaagcatatggcaaatcagtttctgcagaattgccccctcttagtattataggtttcgccgatgacacagttattgttggcaaaaataaggaagcggctcttgagttgacacgcatcgctatcacgttgttccaggaaatcggtctacagataaatgccaacaaatgtgtgggcatatgtattgaaaaggggaaactcgtggacggagtgctcgatattcatgacaattttaaggtcagtactgttaaagaaagagaagaaattcgatatcttggtgtcacttttaacgaaacactcacctttgatgcaaacacttctttaaaaaccttgcacaagaagttagatgctcttacagcctcacctttgttaaaggcagatcaaaagttcactgttttgaacaaagcagtcagtcccactctcgtgtatgcttttcagaccgctgaaattagacaagtaccgcttagcttcctgaaaaccgccgacaaaatggtaaagagctccctaaaggaaattttgcaattacccacggatacacccgatagttctctgtattctgatttaagattcaaaggcctcggacttttcaaagcaacctgggaagtacacctgcaacaaataagcgcatgcaacgctcttcgccgagccagcaatagctacgttttaaagatgcgtgatctgacatccgaaacgacgcattgtctacaggccctcaacatcacagatattaaccgattctccaataaaggcagtgaccttccaaatccaagaaaaatccacCAAGAACtaagaatgacataaaatcagcttcatggtccgtatcgcacttcaatagattcacaattaagtatttattttccacctagtcgatacaatgattgcttaaggcaatttttaatggtcaaaagtggtacatgtttcgtatattatcaacatcttcagccacataacactgtttagatgaaaaatgtataaaattgacaaagtaatgctttagaggaagtgtccttaaaattaacataagattgacaagattaaaacaaacaaataactcaagagaaaatatataaattatttctacaatagaaagcagtcgtcaaggaaacacttgtacaatattccatagagaaattgtcctaataaatattcttttcttaataattcatgaaaaaagatcaatttataaatttaaaaatatacaatttataagtaattatcgaaatgaagaaatcctgatatcacagtgcggctcttattattaatgtagatgaagatataactaattcctagttgtcaaatcttatcaaattgtagtatatttgaaaatgcttgagaaggatcacgaaaaaagaattggaatttctcctcctacagatagccctacaacttattcctcctcagttgaagctataggtgacagcaaggaagttcttgacacacctatatcccccgctcctccacctcctcaggtgcaagagcaaggaagaacgcatcatcaatattacacccggcgcaaaactgtgaaagaatgacaggagttactattccaaaggaaagcaggcttaataagatttgacaactaggaattagttatatcttcatctacattaataataagagccgcactgtggtatcaggatttcttcatttcgataattacttataaattgtataatttttaatttataaattgatcttttttcatgaattattaagaaaagaatatttattaggacaatttctctatggaatattgtacaagtgtttccttgacgactgctttctattgtagaaataatttatatattttctcttgagttatttgtttgttttaatcttgtcaatcttatgttaattttaaggacacttcctctaaagcattactttgtcaattttatacatttttcatctaaacagtgttatgtggctgaagatgttgataatatacgaaacatgtaccacttttgaccattaaaaattgccttaagcaatcattgtatcgactaggtggaaaataaatacttaattgtgaagaactaagaagtcgtgaaatggcaacttggtgctctttgcctcagaaggggatcggtgtagagttgtataaagagtacacaccggccaataattggattaggcatcaccagggactttcttgtagcaAATGGCGAGAGGCAATGAAGATGACatcgaatgtttctgcagtacgaactatcccgggcagaactcaggacggaaacctctgtcgcagatgcgtcagagagaaagaaacactggctcacgtcctgggttcttgcccctacggcgaagtactgagaaactcacgtcaccacaagataagatcactgattgcagaagaactccgtagcaaaaacttccgtgtatatgaagaagtccacggtttgtctacgacagggagcacaagacgaattgacataattgcctttaaagataacgacacgaaaggcttcattatcgatccgactatccgattcgagcaccatgtcggccagtctactgaagttcatcttgaaaaacagaacatctacgcgcccaccattccgttctacaaaaataaataccagctgaatgaagtagagattatcggcctaatgattggtgctcgtggcacaatacctgccttgttcgtagaattctggaaaaagttcgacctgcccatcaacagcattgaaagaatagttaccaccaccatacgtggatcagtacaaatcctgaaatctcacctgttcggacctccataatctaagaaatccttattatcactatatttctatatgataaaaactttctctatcctgatatgctttactttgtccattgtggcaacccgtaattgcgggaagtcgttgattcgttcaataaatatattgtCTAATAGAAATAAGGACATTTAAAACCTATTTCAGTTCAATTTACACTCAGGTAGTAATTACAAATTTATACTTTTCAAGTGTAAAATTAGAAGAGAAAACATTTATTGAAAACATGTATCACAAGTTTGTTTCTTCTTTTCAGCTTGTACCTGGTGGCGACATGCCAGACTCGTGAATTGAACTCTTCATTGAAAGTGGAATTGTGAAAAAGAGAAAATGGACTATATTAGACATTGGACAAGAAGTGCAATGAATGACATTCATGAAAAGTTCCCGTGCAGATGATGTTGCTAAAGGACACGTACAGTAATGGAGTTGATCCAGATGTGTTCtaatttttgtttttattattagttCAGAAGTTATAGATGTCAAATTGTTTAAGACTTAATAGCACCCCTTGCACCTGGGTATTCCcactttgatttaccgtatttactcgcgtattagacccctttttttttcttttttacagtcaAAAAATGCGAAGGGGGGTCCAATATACGATAATGTCAAATttcgtgcagtgaacacatgacttctaggctataaattgtacacgtaaacattctacactattctttaataaacttatgaatgtattctgcgttttactggctattttcgttcgaaaatttataaatttaaaaagacaatggtgaacatgacttttaggcctacatatattttaaatataatcaatcacttttatttaccatattaagcaatattaacacaaaataatgaaaaagaacttaatggccagtcatttgtcactGTCAGTTATATTTGATAGTTCGGGAAACACGCGAGCATCGTCGTACCTACGTTACCAACgctcagctgatgcaatacgaccacgGCGCACAGCCCGCATAAAATGTAGTACTGTACTCCAAAAGATAATTATTCATGAGgtaaaataaattcacaaaatatacacttactaacaacatccggcACTAAAATGAGAATACAAGAATAAAAGAGAGTGAGGAAATAACAAATTACGGTACTTACAGTTAAGGGAGGTTATGGTGTACTTTCTTGCCACGTGTATTTCCCGGAATAAACGAGACATGGTACACACAGAACTAGATACACTAACCAACACACAAATAtcaataaaactacagctacaatAAACTATTAAACGCATAAAAAACTACGTTATTGCACTAATGCTGTGAACTACGCTATCCTAGAGAGATGAAGACTAGAagtaatataacaatttaaaaaacacaaattactgatgaaaatgttcAAGATCGCAAACCGcatcggcagctaatagtgctaaagctAAGGAAATAGACATCTCTTAACTATAAGACAGACATATCACACGATTTTGGTGTGAGCTTGAATCGGGCGGGTCGGACGGACGAACCTTGAGCTCTCTCAGTGTAGAAAGCTGCGGTGAGTGGAGAGTTTCACTTCCGCCTCTCTTCCTGCAGAGAGGCCAACCAGCCGGCAATGGAACCAACAGTAACAAAGTTCGTCATATTGACATATATAAGGTTAAGAATTCAAAGCATATTTTCATAAACCGCCATTTGCGTCACAAGTACTGATTATATCAGCTTTTACGGGACATTTTAAGTCTCAATTCATTCACTGATGGCCGATTGCGAGTCTACGGAGGAATACTCGCCACCGTATTTTCTGACATGTTGGCAATTTTCCAAGACACAGACACACGTACTGTGATAGTCTGTAGTTGGAAAGTCGAGAATAaaaaagtagtaggcctatttctccgtttacgctaaTCCACCTACGAACTCGGACATTATTCTGTGTTGCTTGTACCGTACTGCTGTAGTGGCTGTCGCAGATAAAGCTGTCAGCTCCGACTGTGCCGATCTGGCAAAAGGCAGCTGAGGGCTCAAGAAAATGTGCGCAAACTTGTACACACATTtgtacgacgtcatcagagctgcagtacagCTTGTAGTACCCGCTACGAAGTGGAATCGTTTATTGGTCTCAGCTGAATTTCGTtacggggtctaatatgcgagatttatttttttccattctcttggTCTCAAAAAGCCGGGGGGGTCTAAtaggcgagggggtctaatacacgagtaaatacggtatttttctgtttgtttctttgtGATTAAAAATTCCTTAACCAAGAGAAGATTATGCGAGTTGTCAAAGCACCTAGGTAGCAGGTGCCACTCTAGGCTTGCTGTCATGCCTCAGTGTCCTAGGCATATGTACAATAAACCACCATTGTTGGTAAATTAAATAAAGCTTAAGAGTTGTGAAGCAGTGGTGATTAATCCTTTCACTGCTAGATTTTTTATGTATAGCCTACATACTCTCTCTTTGTGCTGTTTATTTTCCAAGAATATGTGATTGTTAAAAAAAATAGCTTTACTAGTTATTTAACCTTTTctctgccgagttttgatgaccagacaAGCCCTCTgagccggttttttttttttttaaggaagtaacacttttacagatacatatttactgataatattaatggaatgcatatcgtccccttagccccgCAACCcaatacggggtcagggatgaagtgagattatatttttatggccggatgcccttcctgatgcaaacctcagttgagaagataatgaatgaatgaaactgggtaaggaagtggaaggaattggctgtggtttatgaataggaactgtcccgacatttgcttgggagtgcaagaAGTGACAACACCAGGAGAAAAAGACATCCTCCGGACAGCTggcggtgaggttcgaacccactcgcctgccgagtgcagagcttgtcTCCATAGCCGTACGGTATCATGTTAATACGCgcggctactccgctcggtgataatattactgaaatataatataaaattgttgatccaagaactggtattatcaaaatcatttacatttggggaaaaaataattcATCTGAGGAAGGGGTCAAaattccgcatgagattcatcGTTACTACTTTGTcttgcactttcttgtagttcagtatcgccacatagatattctccatcttcattattgAAATATAGCTCTCCAGATTCACTATTTATGAgtaaacattcaatttcttcgtcaacaagagatgggtgtatacttcaagacgccatgatggctacacgttagcagAAAAGATGTTCCACTAGAATGAAGCTGCAATAACACCACATTGCTTTCAAAACAcgcaaaatggagtggtatatctgccgtacagaacttctttgagcatttccacggaatctcaaagcatgacactatatcgcgttcatttgtgagatcggtgaagtacacactgcaccaaaacgtatatataggggtttggcagtgaatgggttaactGATGTTTtaagataataaattgaaattaacCATAAATGTACAGTGATAATGTTCAAATTCTAAAAATGGACATTACTGTGGTATTTTTTAAGTAAGGTACAACACAATCCTTCATGTATATGTAATGTACATGATACATGTAATGTTTTCTCAGCTTGTCATGAACATTGCAAGTGCAAACAACACATACATTTTTGTTCGTATTATCACTCCACTTCTGAGGTCTACTATTTGTAGAAATTGGGTAATCTGTCAAGACCTTTTTGTAATATTCATTGGGAGCCTCCACAATAACCAGAACCAGTGCAGAACTGAACAAACACAGAAATAAATCTATTTTCAGAGAATCATCACGAAATATCCTGTCTACAACACCTCAGTTACATGAACAGGAAGTATTGGAGTAAACTGACCAGCAATCCAAGAAAATTAtgatgacttatttatttattacaagtaataaatttaaTCTTGATCAATGGTGGAgttattatatataacaaattccaacttgtacatttgggaagttccacctttccatcactttaaaatcttacaattTTTCTTTGATTAAAATaggattaatttattttaaaattagtcaGTACGCGTTTCGTTTTCCATAGAAAACATCTTAAGCCGTGATCTTGAATGACagttaaaatatacacaaaaacacaAGTTACATAATTAAAACGcaatattaaaaacaacttgtccttaactaaataaattaaaaaaagggTCTAAAGAGTCTTCGGTTTTCTCTTCATTGTCACTATTCGACACCTCTTGATGTAAAAGATGTGTTATTCATAAATGCCACTTAAAAACTATCCTAAGATAAAGGGATCTTAAAATTTcttaacacattgcagaccgggtgcccttcaccccatgcacagtcctgttcccggccactttcttaACTAACTCcaaactggagtgcatgcattcaaataaaccgTCAGAATTTCACTAacctttgaaggactactgtgtataTTTCTGgaggccttcctgaatagttgttgaaattcaCGTAGGTAAGTATTTGTTTAAATGTATTttggctcatagttttcggaaatatggcTGTTTCTATTAGGAGATCGGTtgaccagtaatctttcagacacgattccttcacctgccctatcaatatacacaaagcAATTTTTgaaatttccctgctagtgacattagtccacttagTGTTTTAGGGGACACTTCATGAGAATGTGAATTCTTCTCAGCTATATACTGCAAAAAATCATCACTAAACATAAGTCCCGTTACTTGTCCTATATTTCCAGGTTCATTAggcaggagcaccttcaaaatcttctaccctaggttcactgttgtccataacccagttgtcagaaaacactacattatttacaatatttagaatatttacacctgtAACACAATTATCACACTTGTTTTGCGCCACGCAaattccacaccttgaagataaggctatCGTCATCACtcgaaacatttccgttagaagatatttcatcatcgaactttaaatattcagcatcacttggacattcggagcctgtatcagcacataattcacaaataatttcatccctgtctaaatACATGTGATccctttgtaaacatgttgtcaggaaatgcaaagaaaatctatgatatgaagaataatcaaaaataaatgcgactatcgattgtgtggaaccatacataacagagttctgTTACCCTTGACTTCCAAGTAGTTctggtatatctcaaaagatagccctaaacttcagtctgctgctaacacgagataactcaggaccggtccgcaacgctcggccaggcaaacacgagttttctcgggaccggtccacagtgtgttaatgaataaataaaacggTAGTGAACAGCTATGCAAGTTTTTGTACCACTCAATATTTGATTTGAATGGAAAAGTGGAATTTTCTTGTCAGATGGAAAGCAACTCTCTGTGATGTGGTTACATCTAAATCGCCTGACACCCCTCACACCAGGTCTCCTACTGCGCTCAAAGTGCAGTGTTGTATCTAATTTATTTCCATTTCACTGGTGAAGATCAATTATTTTCGCCTTCGTCATACCCACTGATGTATAAGCAAGTTTTTTGTAAAAATAAATCCTCACTGATGTCATTGTCCAGAAAGTCATTATCCACTAAAAGTTGTTCATTTTCGTCACTGCCAAGGCATCTCCTTGGCAGTGCAGCCATTTTTGTTCTTGGTGCACTTCTCAATGATATATTTCTTATGTGAGCAAGGATTTTCAAGACTTATATTCATCAAAGATAAATACGGTAAGGCTGTGTCTGGAGACTGACCTAAGGCAAAATTTGGGCTGATTTAAATAAAATAGTTTCATTGATACAGGGTCAATTATCCtattggtcattattattattagtctttgtTGCACCCCCTGTCGGAAGGGAacacagatgaaaaatacaccgactgtatcccctgcttgtcgtaaggggtgaccaagggatgatgatattagaaccatgagactacttgtgattagtaccattacgtgaggaacaccatgggtcaacgtgACTTGCGATGAGGAACACCATAAATCTATGTTAccttttgtgaggaacaccacaaatctgggcattgcctgtggatattaccatcgtgtgtatcccaccgaggCAGGGAGGCGGGCACTCGGCTGCGTGGAGAATAGGTGCCGCGCGTTGTGCTGGAATGTGTTTGTTCCTCTGCATTCAGAAtgagtctgcattacctatgagtagtaccactgtgtgaggaacactacaGATTCgactgttgcccgtgattagtaccactgtgtgtccggctctatggctaaatggttagcgtgctggcgtttggtcacaggggttccgggttcgattcccggcagggtcgggaattttaaccatcattggttaatttcccgggcacgggggcttggtgtatgtgttgtcttcatcatcatttcatcctcatcacgacgcgcaggttgcctacgggagtcaaataaaaagacctgcacctggcgagccgaacccttcctgggatatcctggcactaaaagccatacgacatttcatttagtaccactgtgtgaggaacaccatgattctgtgTTGtatgtgggtggtaccataatgtgtggtatgCCGTGGATTTGGATTGCCTATGAGTGTcaccaagagtatacgtggcctgtgattagttccactatgtgaggaacaccatggatctgcgttgtttgcgagtggtgcccttatgtgacacttaccatgggtctgcattatctgtgatcagtaccataatAACACattgagtctacattacctgtgattaataccactataggaagaacacccaggttttgctttaccagtgattactactattatgaggggctg is a window of Anabrus simplex isolate iqAnaSimp1 chromosome 13, ASM4041472v1, whole genome shotgun sequence DNA encoding:
- the LOC136884990 gene encoding U6 snRNA-associated Sm-like protein LSm5, which gives rise to MTSVATNPSTLLPLELVDKCIGSRIHIIMKNDKEIVGTLLGFDDFVNMLLEDVTEYESTPEGRRITKLDQILLNGNNITMLVPGGDMPDS